Genomic DNA from Trypanosoma brucei brucei TREU927 chromosome 9, whole genome shotgun sequence:
AGCGTGGCCTGCTGTGATGAAGTGTGAATGCGGCGGTATGCTGGGTTAGGGGGAGAGTTACTGCCTGAAACAGGTCCTTGTCCGATAGTGGTTACGGCAGTCGCATGGGGATCGACTGTACAGTAGCCGGATCAGTGACGGAATTTCAACTGCAATGTGAAATCTCCAATTAATCTTAATTCGGTTTAAAGCCCCCATTTTCCACCGCCTATGTCGTTGGAAGGATTCTTCTAACACTGGACAGGGCCGATAGCTGGGTTTGGCCATGTTGCCTGTAGAAATCAGTAGGAAGTTTTCCTTAAGAATGATGGGCGCTCACCGTTACAACTTTCTGGCACCGTATCATTTCACTCTACCGCACAGTATGCAGATAAAATTCGTGTTGTAGTGTCTCGAAAGACACTCTTTGTTTGCGCCGAGCACTCCCCACATCCGGGAACGcgattttactttttcatcTTCGCTTGTCTTTTGTTGTCTTCTTATAAAATGAACTCTTGAACGCTGTGGGTGCAGCATGTTTGTCCGTACCGCCGTTCACGACGAGCATTAGCCTAATTACAGTTACCCCTATCCCATGTGGCGGCGCTCTCGGTTTCTCCGTGGTTCTACAAACCGTTACACCGATGGGTCGGGGCGGCGTCTCGACTCGTCCAACATTCCCAGTGATTTGGACCTACAACCGATAAGCAACCGCGCGTATCCCGTACGAGGGGAACACTGGCAGCCCGTGTTGGTAGGAGAGCCGTCTCCCCACAAGGGGAACGTCATTGTGTCCGGTGCTGGTACCGTTGGCATGGCAACTGCGGCTATTTTCGCACTGCGTGGATGGCACGCTACAGTTGTGGAACGGCAACCTTCCGTCTTACGGATGCAAAGTGCTACAAGCGAGGGGGGTGAGATCCTTTCATCATACTATGGCAGCCTATCGGCTGGGCTGCAGCACGCACTCATTACACGACGTGCAGCCGATGCGCTGCAGGCTGCCGGATTACGGGTTAGCGCCTTCAGACACTGTGGTGTGCCTGTTACGGGCGTGCTAGATCACCCTGGGGCATACAACAGCTGGTTCACCAGGGGCCTTGTTGAGCATCACCCGTTCGCGGTTAAGATGCTTTCTGTAAACTTACTAGCGCTACGGCAGGTACTGGAGAAGCACTTGCACAACCTTCCTACTGGAAATTGCCGTGTGTTTCACCAACACGTGGTGGAGGCGGTGAACCCACTGAAACAGCAGCTTGTTGTGAAACCTATAAGTGATAGCAACAAGCCCCTAGAGGGAGCGCGGAGCGCGGTCCACAACGGAGACGACAACCCTTTTAGCAGTAATGAAGTCGATAAGCATGGCATGCAACAAGGCACCCACATGGAAACCAGTCTTACACTTCATCGTGTAAAGTGGGAGAAGAAATATGCAAACGATGCTGTGGATTACGATCTACTTGTGTGTGCTGAGGGTGTCAATTCCCGTCTGCGAGATCTTGTTGACGTGGAGGGGTTCGCAGCCGACGTGGACTTCGGCGTACGATGGTTGGTTCTCAGAAGCAGGCACCTGAGTTCTGAGCATATTCACCGTTGGTTACACCGGCGGAAAGGCCCAGCACCGCTGCACGAAGTTTGCTCGCCCCATCAAGTACCTCTTGCCATAGCTTTCCCACGGATTCCACAGAACAAAGAGGCACCACCGACTGCCCGTGCTGGTGATTCAGAAGCTGATGTTGAGGCAACAAAAAGTTTTGCGCTCATGTTGTACGCCCCCATGGATGACCTGCAGCGGCTTTCGGACCATGAGGCTCTACGAACGTTCTGCCCTGATATTGTGCAGGCAGACGGGTCTTGTAACGCTACTTCTTATGCCAAGAACGTGGTGCCATTTCCCACCATACATTGTGAAAACTTGTATAATGCTGTTGGGCTCCCCTCCGCAGTGGTGGTCGGGGACGCAGCACATACATGCAACCCGTTCTGGCTTCAGGGTCTCGCAATGGGCCTCGAGGACGGTGTAAATTTGCTTAACCAAGTGGACGCCTATTCCAAACACTTTTACGATGCCATCAAGCAGTACAGCCAAGAGCGCGGTTGCAGCGGCGATGCTCTACGGTTGATTACAGACCGTTGCTTGTACTACGAACGCACAAAGCATATCAATCCGTTGGTGCGTTTCCAGGACAGCTACAGGCGCGCCATGAATATAATACTTCcaaaaataatgaatgaGTATTACACCGGCGCCTCTGTCAATCAACTTTACTCCAAGAGCCTGGAATCAATGCTAAACGGCAGGGGCTATGCTTCGTACGAGTTTGCTGAGAAGCAACAATCCAAACACAGCGCGTTCCATCACATTGGCAGGGTATATACGTAGGTTCAATAGGCAAACACGCAAGTGCACCCGCAGCAATCGATAAAAGAGTTTTCGGTTCCCCACCGAAACAGCGGTGTTTTGCACCGTGGTTTCAGAGGCAAAGAATATTTGTGATCTCGCAACCgattctccctttttttattaattcCGTTAGTCCCTACGCGTGCATTCATTCAGACCTAAAGGCACAAGTCTACAACAGTcggcaaaaaggaagaatcgGCGACGGCAGCATTATGCTGGCTGATGGATTTCGCTTCGCGTTTTCCGGTGACGTGGAGGAATCAATTCAGACCACGTCGGCAACACACACCCTTCCTTCTCAAGGGGTGTCAAAATCCGAGAAACGGATACCTCTGTTAGAGGCGCCAGTGCACAACCTTACCCGACGGTTGCTCGACGAGTGGTGTGAACCCTGCCGTCAGGACGCGCAGGAGCTGGTGGAGTTGCACTGCAGTGAGTCAACCACTGCCCCACAACTTACACACCAGCGCCCACCACGTGCAACGGAGTTGACGTCATTCGACGGGAAAGAACATCGGGATATCATCCCCGGCAAATACTACGGAGGGCTGAAAATTTGGTCCTGTGCACCCTATCTTGTGGAGTATATGTTCAACAACAGAAGCACATTCAAAGATTTCCTTCTTGGTGCCGCAGAACCGCTGGATTCCGAACGTGTGCCGAACGCTGGCGGCGGCTGTCGCCATACAATAGTTGTAGAGCTTGGTTGTGGTCAAGGTCTGCCGGGCATCGCAGCCCTTTTACTTGGTGCACACCACGTGATTTTTCAGGATTACAATGAGGAGGTGCTGCAGCTCTGCGTGAAGCCTAATGTGGGAATGAATTTGCTGCGCCATATCGACACAGCAGGCGTATGTCGCGCTTGCGAATCTTGCTCTCCTGTCGTCCAGTTGGTGGCAGGTGACTGGGACGATATGTGTTGGCGGGACCATACTACCGGTGAAGGCGTGGTTGTTACCGACGATCGCCGGATACTTGTCCTTGGAAGTGATGTGACCTTTGATGAGGAGGCGTGCTACAAACTCGCGCGGCTTCTGCGACGCATGTTGTCCACATCGGGTGGGGCTGCGTACATTGCGAGCAAACAGTATTACTTCGGAACTAACGGCGGCGTTGTCGAATTCAAGCGGTGTTGCGCCGAGGTTGAGCTGCAAGTGTTGGAAGTGGACTCAGCGGGAACAGGAGGGGGATTGCAGCGTGTCATTTTACGAGTCGAATGCAAAAGGTAAGCCAGAAAGAAGCGGCAATGGAGGAATAAGAGAATCTGGCACTGCACGCCTCAAGAGACTTAATAAATCTCTGCGCCAGCGGAAAACCTCGTGTAAAGCTTCGTTCCAGTTGAAAGTGGTTGTGTATACGCGTTAAGGGACAACTACTCGTCCTTTATGGCACGAGCCACTGGACGAGGAGTGATGGAGTTGTGTGGCCGTTTCGGCTTGTGGGAAAGGGGTGGTGAGCCGCGGCCATACCGAACGCCAGCAACCTTACATGGAGGAAAGGATTAGCCGTCGTACGGATAAAGTacgaaaaagcaaaagaaccCTCGGATACCGTGCATGGCGAAACGGAGCTGTAGAAAGTTTGTTCCGACCATCGGCActttttcctgtttcctAGCCAAAACCTTACACACCTTTGTGGTAATGTCACGAATGTGTCGTGACAGTATCTTTCACCTTTGCGTTACCTTTTACCATCACATCCTGAAATCGGCAAGATCAATCCCATCCTTTTAAGGGTTGTATTCATCGTCCTTCGGCAGAGCGTTCTCTACGGGTGTCCAGAAGGCCTCGAGTGCCTTAGACAAAGGGCTTGACCTGTCATTTTTTGCCGCCGGTTAAGCACGGACGACGTATAAAAAAAGTGGGTGCAATACAAATTCACATCTATAATGTGGGGTACACACTTCACGAAGGCGGCGCATCACCGGTGCCTGCTAAACGCTCCGATTGGAAGGTAAATTTCATGTTCCCACCCCGGTGGGTTTCGGCACACCCCCTGCGCATGCAAGTGTCTGATTGCTCTTGGGCACCATGTTCTTCCAGATTAATTGCCCACTTCCTACCGTTTCTTGTCCCACTACATCTAGATACGCATCCTCTCACCTAGTTGGAGTTTTCTCAGGTTTAAAGCGTTGTGTTGTTATCGCGCCGCATCGCTATGGATGATGAGACATTCGCGTGTATCGTCCCTCCAGCAGCCACAATTCAGCAGTGCTTTGATCGTCTCCTAAACGAGGCGCCACCCTCGTTAGATGACGGCGAGGGAACGGAAGGGAAAACGTGGAGCATGCTGATTGACCGTAGGGAGTTTGTAGAGGATACGCTTCAGTCCTTCGAGGTCCTGGAAGCACGGCGGAAGGAAACCATGAGAAACGCAAGTGGCCAAGCATACGCAGCTCCTAGCTGTGGCGTAGTGCCCACCGTCGTAGAGCCGTCAGGAAAAGGCCTCCCGTACGCAGTGTCTTCGTTTTTCGGCGAGGGCAAGTGGGAGCACGTGTGGAGTCAGTTTGAGCGTGACGTAGCGCGAGAGACGCTGATCGTCAACGGTGTAGTGTGCAGAGATGCTGAGGCTGCCTTTGAGAAAATTTCAGATCTCATGAACGATGCATATGACGAACTGCTAGCACAGAACTCAAATGAAGAGACGAATAGTCCCGCCAGGGTGCCGGGATGGAAAGGACGCGGGATTCTGCGGACCGCAAGGAGTTTTGTGGAGTTAGTGAAGGAAACAGTGAAGAAGCCTGCCAAGGAGCGAAGGGTAAAAGAATCCGTTCGGCTGGCTGTTTTGGGAGCTCAGCAGACTATCTTGGCACTACCACTGGAACTCCTGACCGCACATTTTTCCAAATCTGAAGAGGACGTGGGAAAGGATGATGATTATGTTCCGCAAATGGTGCACATAGGGGAAATGTCATACGACCCGAGGGATGAAGGCGTAAAGAGGTACAGTGAAAATAGTCCAGGGAGAATGTTCGTGCAAGTAGAACGTCGCAGCCAGGGAAGTAGGTTACCCTTCGTGCGCGTTGACAAACAACTTCGTGTTTTCACGACTGACGAAGCGATGGTGCGGCGAGAAAAATTGTATTTACGCATAATTGTTGAAATTAACCTTCTTTCAGATGATCAAGTGGAGCTAAGCTGGGAGTGGGGTCGCCCGTAAAGGTAACCATGTTTCTCATACTTTTACTGTTGGTGCTGTTACTTCCATTTCGTCTCGTCGTTGATTCACGGTCGTGCCCTCGTTGCACCCATTAAAAGGTGTAGCCGTGGTTCGGGGCTGCGCTTTTTGGTCCCATGACACCACACGCAAGTCGCAGCGGACTCAGGAGATAGAAATGGAGAGGGGTTGCTTTTCGGTCCCGTTTGTGTATCATCCCAATCAACGTCGTGCAATGCTCGCGGAGCATTTTTTTAGTGAGCGCGCTTTGTATGACTATTACCAATAACGTGGAGTTTCCACGCATACATCAAATGATTGTCAATGAAAGAAGTGAGGACGACCGTATGGTCCTTAACAAACCCATGGAACCGTTGCAAATTTTCATCTCTAATATCTCATCCCtctcttccttcattttctacTTTCTCATTTATCCCTCGATGTTTTTTTGAATATGTGAGACCGGCGCAGATTTCAAAGCCCTCCGCTTGGATCTGCCAAGCCGCGAGTTAGGTCTGTTCTCCACATCTGAAAAGAACCGTCTCTTCCTCCCCATTTATAAGTGGCAAAAGAGTTGAAACTTATTGCAGAGCATCGTAAAGGTCACACGGAAAGAGCACGAAATGCATTCGACAGGGCAGCAGAGCAGCTGAATTGCCTAAATCAACCTTCAAAGCGTTGTGCAGGCCCCCTGTGGTGCGTGCGGGAGTGTTGTGGTTATCCACTCTGATTCGACACTTGCATGTCGGTTAACTCCCACTTTTTGCACAACATTCCTTTCATCCGAAGGTAGTTGAGagcattcttcttttttttttcctgtccgCGTTAGGAAAGGGCTGAAGACTTTTATATATCGAATACTCGGACTGCTCTAAGAAGCACGGTCCCTCAAAGTTTTATTGGTTCTGTAATCGTACAATTTTATCTTACACTTTACCGTTTCGGAAAGGTGAAAGAATCAAAGAGATAATGTTAGGGAACCTTATTGAAGGAACCATGAACATCCTGACTTACAGCTCCGATTGCTTTTCCCTCTGGCACAGAACAGAACCCACTCATATATTTAAGAGTTCTACGCGCAAAGTTTGCTTAGTAGAGCCGATGTGCCTCACATCCCCGTACTAAATAATGAAGGTCGCTCGACCAACTTCAGTTACTTAATATGCCCTTGTATCACGATGCCTTTGCGGAGGTAGTACCCCTACATCCCTGCCATATGCCTATGACTAGGGCATCAGTCCGCCTGTAGCCCTCAGTTGGCGTTGGGAAGCGGCCAGGCACGTGAAGCATGTGCTGGTTCCATTTCCGCGGCCCCTGTTGCAGCACATGCGGGAGGCCGGTGGTGTGAAGTCGTTAAAAGCAGCACAACAAAGCACTGTTCCATCCGCCAAAAGTAAACCCACCGATGGCTTCTTTAAAAGGGAtgctttcgttgttttttttttctttggaggTTGCTGCCGAACTGTTTTATTGATCGCGGTTGAGGTCATACAGTCCCGGCGTACAATGCTCACCATGTGATTGTCAGTTTGTGAGGGGCCGCGCGCCTGCGGACAAAGCGTGGGTGGCGAACCGCCATGAGGCAAGGACCTTTGAACCCCGATAGAAGTGAAGGGGGACAGTCGGTGATGGACGTTTCACCGAAGCCCAACCGGCCCCGTTGGTGGACCTCCGTGAGGCGAAGAGCCCAAAACTGGGGAGTCGGAGTCGGACTGCGACGCCCCCGGGCCCGACGCGCCACCAGGAGCCTCCCGCGCTGTGGATGTGGTGCAGCAGCTTTTGCCCTTTGGAGAGGTTGAGGGGGGTGTCCGAGGCACCGCTTGGTGTTACTGACGGTGTCATCCTCTTGAACTCTCGTGAGAGGAAGTGACGGTTGGCTGTGCGGTAAATTCCTTTTAATATTTCAAATGCGCAAAGGGAAAACGCCCCCTCCGGGTGCCGAGTTTGCCTCCAAGCACTGCGGACAAACcgttttttgggggggaaaGCCGGTGCCATTCGGATTGCAGTTATCCGTCATGAAGGGACGAGGTGTATTTCACTCGAAAGAGCTAAGCGCATCCGATCCCTTCGGATTCAGACTGAAGTGTTCGATTCGGCGCTGTTGCTACACCCTGCTTACACCCAATGTCGCCAACGCGCCTCCGCAACCCTGCGGGGTTGTTCAAATGAACATGTACGGTTGACCCCTGGCCCTTTGGCAAGCGCTGATTGGACCGAAGGTGATGCAAGGGGGAAAGATAACCTAAACGGGGGCAAATCATTCGCGACACGGTTAGCCAGAAAGCTcggtataaatatattaccTCGGCGATTGACCGGCGAGCGGTCAGCCCACACACACCCAACTGACGTTAGTTGGAGCCCCAACGGAAAGCGAAACTGCTTCGTTGGCCTCGGTGTGTTGGGAGGCGCGGTCCGTGACATTGTCGAGGTTTTATTCACATTGCGGTACCCTCTTGCTGATATGGAAACTCCCAGTTAGAACCGCTGGTCGCCAAGGTTTGTGTGTGCCCTCTGCTGATTATGACGAGTTTACATGGCAAATGTTGCTCCTCATCTTGAAAGCGCGAACATCCGATGCGCTTTCGGGTCCTAACAGCGCCTCATGGTGGTTCCTGCATCTGCCAGCGCGGATGCTAGGTTATGCAACCCCACAGTCTCCCACGAAGCGACGGTTCAGGCGCGCCCGGCGTCCTTACGAGTGGCTTCGCAGCTCCGTCTGGCCTCTGAGTGCTCGTGCCCTTAATATTTGAAACAAGCAGCACAACAGCGCCGATCCGTAGCTACGGGAGCCCCTTCCTTCGCACCCCCAGAACGTACACATATTTCCGCGGACGCACACGTGGCCTCCGCGGCTTCAACAGGGCCTGACGTATCGTTCTTTCAGGGGGCTTCTGGCGCCAGCTCCAGCGTTGGATAACCCAAAGGACGAAAGCTGCCGGTTTGTGTTTCTAAATTTTGGACAAACGAATACGAAACTGCACATTTCGCGACCGGTTTGCTTCTGAACGTTGCCACTGTTTGAAGCAATAGAGTTCCAACCGTATCGTCTCCTTTAAACCTTTACTTCTTATCTTGATCTGACATTTGTTCTTGAGGTTGTATTTAATGTTGCGATAACTGGCTGCACGTACCTTCCAAAGTGGGCAAGACAGTGCGCCAGAGGGGGGGCGGTGTGAAGTGCTTTTCGCTGCCATCCACATGCACGTGAAGTGGCAGCAAACACCCCTTTAAACGATAATGCGACcctgttgtgttttcttgttttgctCCTTCTACTCTTTACTTGTTTGTGACATAACCGGAATAGCAAAAGGTTACCACCTCTAAAAAAGTTAAGGCGAGAGCTACGAAATGCACAAGCAAGGGTTGACATACAAATATGGGAATGAGCCGCGAGTTTTTCCTGAGAGACGGAAAAGGGAGCGGCCGCCGCCTTTCCAACCCCTTGATCCCCAAAGAGACCTGGCAGCAACGGCGGAGATTAAATCAGCGGCGCAGACCCTTATGGCAGTGCCCCCCGATTGTTACGGTGCTCAACACAGTTCAGTTAAGCGCCCCGCGTACGAACACCGCCGCGA
This window encodes:
- a CDS encoding flavoprotein monooxygenase, putative, whose translation is MWRRSRFLRGSTNRYTDGSGRRLDSSNIPSDLDLQPISNRAYPVRGEHWQPVLVGEPSPHKGNVIVSGAGTVGMATAAIFALRGWHATVVERQPSVLRMQSATSEGGEILSSYYGSLSAGLQHALITRRAADALQAAGLRVSAFRHCGVPVTGVLDHPGAYNSWFTRGLVEHHPFAVKMLSVNLLALRQVLEKHLHNLPTGNCRVFHQHVVEAVNPLKQQLVVKPISDSNKPLEGARSAVHNGDDNPFSSNEVDKHGMQQGTHMETSLTLHRVKWEKKYANDAVDYDLLVCAEGVNSRLRDLVDVEGFAADVDFGVRWLVLRSRHLSSEHIHRWLHRRKGPAPLHEVCSPHQVPLAIAFPRIPQNKEAPPTARAGDSEADVEATKSFALMLYAPMDDLQRLSDHEALRTFCPDIVQADGSCNATSYAKNVVPFPTIHCENLYNAVGLPSAVVVGDAAHTCNPFWLQGLAMGLEDGVNLLNQVDAYSKHFYDAIKQYSQERGCSGDALRLITDRCLYYERTKHINPLVRFQDSYRRAMNIILPKIMNEYYTGASVNQLYSKSLESMLNGRGYASYEFAEKQQSKHSAFHHIGRVYT